The following are encoded in a window of Deltaproteobacteria bacterium genomic DNA:
- a CDS encoding radical SAM protein, which produces MAGSAFTQFMKKMAVDKLVKNIDTSSLEQKLSLWAETGENKDIKTLATVFTLGEKFLGFPSNILKESMKDCSVRKLFVNSLQGVQIYGYQEPLRIRAPFSVVYNLSNVCNLKCKHCFQRAGEPLPDEMSDERKLEVVKELSEAGLSSITFSGGEPLMYPRFFDALRIAKSYNIFVSIDTNGTLIDRDMALKLRENGLDYAQVSIDGINPETHDEFRGVKGSWGKAVQAIKNLNEVGVVTAVGVTLHKYNMDEMFELIDFSQELKSHRVVIFPIIPVGRADEILEYDIDPQARWKLYKKLAEKIDETDIDIVCETPHFEVITSQIKKAKKENYKPVDGLCFPITTFFNASVKNAIVRPFLSMLGGCPAGRYYCNIQPNGIVSPCMFSPYEPVAGNVKDRSFMDVWDNSPLFNALRDAAPIKERCKSCKYYKVCGGGCRAYAYSTTKDPLGPDKSCPFLKTN; this is translated from the coding sequence ATGGCGGGTTCAGCTTTTACACAGTTTATGAAAAAGATGGCAGTAGATAAATTGGTCAAAAACATTGATACCAGTAGTTTGGAGCAAAAATTATCATTATGGGCAGAAACAGGAGAAAATAAAGATATTAAAACACTGGCCACTGTTTTTACATTAGGAGAGAAGTTTTTAGGATTTCCTTCTAATATATTAAAGGAAAGCATGAAAGATTGTAGTGTTAGGAAATTGTTTGTAAATTCATTACAAGGTGTTCAGATATATGGGTATCAGGAACCTTTAAGAATCAGAGCTCCATTTTCTGTTGTTTATAATTTGAGCAATGTATGTAATCTTAAATGTAAGCATTGCTTTCAGAGAGCAGGCGAACCTCTCCCGGATGAGATGAGTGATGAGAGAAAATTAGAGGTGGTAAAAGAGTTGAGTGAAGCAGGACTATCATCTATAACCTTTTCTGGTGGAGAACCATTGATGTATCCTCGTTTTTTTGATGCTCTGAGAATTGCCAAAAGTTATAATATATTTGTGTCCATAGATACAAATGGAACACTTATTGACAGGGACATGGCTTTAAAATTAAGGGAAAATGGTCTTGATTATGCTCAAGTGAGTATAGATGGTATAAATCCAGAAACGCATGATGAATTTAGAGGGGTGAAGGGCTCCTGGGGAAAAGCGGTTCAGGCTATAAAAAACTTGAACGAAGTGGGCGTGGTTACAGCTGTTGGCGTTACACTGCATAAATATAATATGGATGAGATGTTTGAGTTGATTGATTTTTCTCAGGAACTTAAATCCCATCGCGTCGTTATTTTTCCCATTATTCCTGTGGGAAGAGCAGATGAGATATTGGAGTATGATATTGATCCTCAAGCCAGATGGAAGCTCTATAAAAAATTGGCAGAAAAGATAGATGAAACAGACATTGATATTGTCTGTGAGACACCGCATTTTGAAGTAATTACTTCTCAAATAAAAAAGGCAAAAAAGGAAAATTATAAGCCTGTAGATGGTTTGTGTTTCCCGATCACTACATTTTTCAATGCGAGTGTAAAGAATGCTATAGTTAGACCATTTTTAAGCATGCTTGGCGGATGTCCAGCAGGTAGGTACTATTGCAATATTCAGCCTAATGGCATCGTTTCCCCTTGTATGTTTTCGCCTTATGAGCCGGTGGCAGGTAATGTGAAAGACAGGTCTTTTATGGATGTATGGGATAATAGTCCGCTGTTTAATGCGTTGAGAGATGCAGCGCCTATTAAAGAGAGATGCAAAAGCTGTAAGTATTATAAGGTTTGCGGCGGCGGATGTAGGGCTTATGCTTATTCTACCACAAAAGATCCGTTGGGTCCGGACAAAAGCTGTCCGTTCTTAAAAACAAATTAG
- a CDS encoding glycosyltransferase produces MTKLDLYTNIVGKDVIEELHQLANLLKGRKVVHVNSTREGGGVAEILRRLVPLMCELGINTKWKVITGNDDFFQCTKSMHNALQGNPIDIPESLLRIYKKTNAQNAEALRKELEAADIVFIHDPQPAPLIKFCPNRRGKWIWRCHIDISRPHRHVWKYLGNFVTNYDASIFSIVSFAQRLPHPLYIIPPSIDPLSEKNKDLSAKEVYSVYDEFGIDMRNPIILQVSRFDRFKDPVGVIQAYRFVKNFTPSSQLVLAGGSATDDPEGKAILEEVKTAAGDDPNIHILLLPPDSNRTINALQRGADIVLQKSIKEGFGLTVTETMWKGKPVIGGNTGGIRLQVINHQTGFLVNTPEGAALRARYLLHHPDKIKEMGYKAKEFVRTNFLITRHLRDYLTLMVSILYGVKERIEL; encoded by the coding sequence ATGACCAAACTTGACCTCTATACCAATATAGTAGGTAAGGATGTTATAGAAGAACTACATCAATTAGCTAATCTCTTAAAAGGAAGAAAGGTTGTTCATGTTAACTCTACCCGAGAAGGCGGTGGCGTGGCAGAAATTCTAAGAAGATTGGTGCCTTTGATGTGTGAACTGGGGATTAATACTAAATGGAAGGTCATAACTGGCAATGATGATTTTTTTCAATGCACAAAGAGTATGCATAATGCTTTGCAAGGCAATCCGATAGACATTCCTGAATCTCTATTAAGAATATATAAAAAAACAAATGCTCAAAATGCAGAAGCTTTAAGAAAAGAACTTGAAGCAGCAGATATTGTATTTATCCATGATCCTCAACCTGCTCCTCTTATAAAATTCTGTCCAAATAGAAGGGGAAAATGGATCTGGCGATGTCATATAGATATTAGCAGACCACACAGACATGTCTGGAAATACTTGGGAAATTTTGTAACAAATTATGACGCCAGCATCTTTTCTATTGTTAGCTTCGCACAGAGATTACCCCACCCTTTATACATTATTCCACCCAGCATTGACCCTTTAAGCGAAAAAAACAAAGATTTGAGTGCTAAGGAGGTTTATTCGGTTTATGATGAATTTGGAATAGATATGAGAAATCCCATTATACTGCAAGTGTCTCGTTTTGACCGATTCAAAGACCCTGTAGGTGTTATTCAAGCCTATAGATTTGTAAAAAATTTTACGCCTTCCTCGCAACTTGTGCTGGCAGGAGGCTCAGCAACAGACGACCCTGAAGGAAAAGCTATACTGGAGGAGGTAAAAACAGCGGCAGGAGATGACCCTAACATTCACATCCTATTGTTGCCTCCTGATTCAAATAGAACAATCAATGCTTTACAACGAGGAGCAGATATCGTCCTTCAAAAATCTATAAAGGAAGGTTTTGGATTGACAGTAACGGAAACAATGTGGAAAGGTAAACCTGTTATTGGCGGCAATACAGGTGGCATCAGGCTTCAAGTTATCAACCACCAGACAGGTTTTCTCGTCAATACCCCGGAAGGTGCGGCTCTGCGTGCTCGTTACCTGCTGCATCATCCTGATAAAATCAAAGAAATGGGATATAAAGCCAAAGAGTTTGTTAGAACAAATTTCTTAATAACACGACATCTAAGAGACTATCTCACCTTGATGGTCAGCATACTTTACGGTGTTAAAGAAAGAATTGAGCTGTAA